agcaaataaaaataaatttaaatgaattcaatataacaaatatgtcATAAATTTGAGTCTAGAATTTATTGAAGAAtagtttgatgaatataatcattacgtcttcaatttaaaatattgagtaACAAAGTACCACCTccttctttataataaaaatcaatgctAAGACAACCACTTGAAGATAAGATAACAACACGAATAGGAtaagtgtaaaaatttatacgtCTTTTTCGTTTTTTTGCTAAACTTTGAAAAGCAATTATAATGcaggattattaaattattaataataattatatataaaataatgatgttATTTATAGTTACGAGTAACCGTAtgactgtaaaataaattataaaataatcttaaaatttaaatgcaattCTTTTGATTTAATGTTATGTGATGACTTAATTACAGGAGAATGCGATCGAAATATCGCACAACGGAAAGACGTACTATCTTTCTTGCGTCGCTCGCGTTAATAATGATGAAACATTATGTATCGGGGCAACATTCGCGAGATGTTTGAACATCCAAGACGGAGACGAAGTGTTCGCGTCCTCTGTGAAAAGCGTTTCCACGCTAAGCAGCGTTCAGGTTGTTCCACGTACGGCAAACGATCGTGAGCTTCTGGTACGGTAATATTTTCAAACGTCGATTTATGCTAAAGATAAATTAATCAAACTGATTATCCGAATTCGGTGGTAGGAATTGCAAATGGAAAGGATACAATCGAGTCTTTTGAGCCAAGTGAGAATCGTCGCGAAAGGACAGCCAATTGTGGCGTGGATCTCAAAGTTTTCCTCCGTGACTTTCAGCGTGGGCAAGTCGCTTGTTCTTTTTatgatatttcaatatataaaattattcaagtaATAGGACTATTATTCTTGATCACGTAAATGCTGGATTACTCCATTTTTATTACATGCTAAAGAAAACAGTTTTGATATATAGTATATcttatgatatttaaaaagttttcacaTTTGACATTTATGAAGGtatctgaaaaaataatttaataaatcattttagattttatagcttttctttgaaaattatagAATTGGAAATCataaagttttgaaatattttacagaattctCATAAatgattctaataaaaatataaaatgcctTTTTCGGTATTttgaaaagtgtttcaattcaaataaaaaacctaagaaattttttaaaaaattataaaattatactacgAATTAGAATGAAATTACTAGTAACgctgttattatttatttgtttatattaaccatttgataatacaatacaattttttataatagtaaatgtAAGAGCAAGGTTGAAAtgcatttttgacaaataacagttttaatattattaaacaaaataaacaaacattaatatataggtttaatattattatgattatcaGAAAATTGTTGATCTATGAAAAAGAGATAATCGAAgaatttgtgaaattatttggcattattaaaatatgagaTATACAGAATACTATGAGTAATAATAGTGTGGgtgaagctggcatatcatttggtggaaactcactaaacattgacaggtCTGGggttattttcaatagttctacagttcctgatagataaaacaaatagttctggcctttaaagcgaaaaaaaacgCATAAGACAAAGTGAAACGCCAGGCCTCAGTAGTGAGACGCAGcatctcagtttgtcctgcgtcatttttcAAACACAATTCTTagaagattttaaaagatctgtagttctagatgagttctagaaagagttctagcgtttaacatagtttatttaatttaaaaaaaattattataaaatatttattttataatactacataataaagttccgtgtacaaaaaaattttttcctctaGTTCTAAACGTATTTAAACgctttccgaagagttccggttgattcaattacttattaataagaaaaaaattattatcttccGCGAAAGGCGTATATTCGCGCATATGGGTTAGACGCTGGTGTATATTCCAGAgatctgtgtacgaaaaaatgatttttctacagttctcaacatattaagaCGCCTTCCGAAgtgttgcggtcgattccgatattagttaaacaacaaaaaattaataatttccgaAAACACCGATTTTCCGtatataggtgagatgctggtctttttcgaagagttctgtgtatgaaaaaatatttttcctacagttttcAACATATGCAAGCGTCTTGcaaagagttgcggtcgattccgatattagttaatcaacaaaaaattaataacttccgaaaaagccgattttccacatatataggtgagatgctggtctttttcgaagagttctgtgtacgataAAATgattttcctacagttctcaacatattcaagcgtcttccgaagagttgcggtcgatttcgatattagttaattaacaaaaaattaataactttggaAAAAGCCGATTTTGCGCTCACgtaggtgagatgctggtctttttcgaagagttctgtgtacgaaaaaatgattttcctacagttctcaacatattaaagcgtcttccgaagagttgcggtcgattccgatattagttaatcaacaaaaaattaataatttccgaAAACACCGATTTTCCGtatataggtgagatgctggtctttttcgaagagttctgtgtacaaaaaaatatttttcctacagttctcaacatattaaagcgtcttccgaagagttgcggtcgattccgatattagttaatcaacaaaaaattaataacttccgaaaaaattgattttccgcatatataggtgaggtgctggtttttttcgctttaaaagcCAGAACCATTTCTTTtgtctatcaggaactgtagaactattgaaaataagcccagaactgtcaatgtttagtgagtttccaccaaatgatatgccagcttcgCACACAcgtaataatatgaataatatatatcgTAATTAGTATCATAATAATaccaaataatttcattaaatttttttaaaattaaatatattataagtataaatatttagatatattttgacaattttattgttaattatattaaaaaaattcttgtatataaTCTTTATAGAGGATTTAGAACCAAAATTGGAGTATGGGTTGCTTGAAGAACTTACGGAGATTCATGTGCTCAATGCGATCGCGAATACGACGATAAAGGATGCAGTTGTTGAGGAGGATGCTTCGAAGACAGTCAGTCCTTTAGCCAAGATACTGCCTTACTTTGCCAAAGAAAAAGATCATCGCAATTTGAAGGACCATGCCGCAAATTATGCGTTATTGCAGATTTTCCGCAGTAGAATCGTGCCTCGAGTGTTCCGGGTGTGTCCTCTGCCGGACTTTCCATCCTACGACCAGATGAATTCTCACGACATGATTACGACCAGATGAATTCTCACGACATGATTCTGCGATGTCCCTATCATATTTTGATTCCGAGAAGCTATTTTCCGAAAAACGCACGAACAAGTGAAATGATGATGTGTAAATTTCTAACATAgaagaatattttgtttaaaattcgcatgcttaattttatattttactgcacTGAGAGGaaaatgtttgatatttataatcataattgcatggtaaattatataattatggtTATAAACTCTTTTCaaattacatttcttattaTGTTATCTATACTGTTTAATCCTACCGATCTATGAATATTAGTCGAAAAACTAGAGATTGAATATACAAAAATTGTCAGAAATAGACTCAATGCAAAAAGTAGTGATGGAAATAACTTAAATTTGTTCTCATTACTGTTACGAGAAAAATAACGATATTACccgaaaaaaaatacaagtaacgcgttacttctcAACTctgattattttttctctcagtgtggaGCCAAACCTTGGTAAAAATTTCCGATACCAAAAATCCTATCGTTTTGAATATGGATTTTGGTACGTGAATTCACAAATGTGAATCgttttttattgaacatttttacCAGGGAAACAATCAATTCATTCACAGGTCAAGTCAGAAAAGTGCCGGAATATCAGCAGCACGGTAACGTCACCAGCGTGAAAAATAACGATCCTTCGAAAGAAACAACGAACTTCGAATCTCCGAAAGAATTCGTCGCAAGAGTTTACGTTCTCGAAGACATTTTGGATAAGTGTTCCGCGTCATTAGACAGAAAATATTTCGACTTGAACTCGATCCACTCCTGCGCGTACGTGTCGGCGAGTTTAAGGATCTCTCTGGGATTGGAAATTGGAAGCAGAGTGATCGTGCAAATGATCAAAGGGGACAAGCGGCCGAAGTTATCGTCGATGAAAGTTTTTTCCAACGATCAATCGATAACGTCGGAGGTTTTTAACAATTACGTGAAACTCCATTCGAGGCACGAGCCGCTGCTGCTCAATTCGTTTGCCATGCTTTTACTTGACGACGGTAAACAGTGCGTGGTACAAATGTCGCCCGAGGATTGCAATTACGCAACGATTGGGGAGGATACGGAAGTTTTGCTCAACTTTGTCCCGTCTGCGTCGGATTTGAGTAATGGGAAAATTTTGGAAAACTGTCCCGAGGAAAGTTCGAAGGCGGAGAAAATTTCCACTAGGTAACGGGATGAGTGTATTATAGCATTTATAATTGGTATATTGATGAAACTTTTTAAGTTAAACTTTATACGCCAAAACtcgatgattaaaaaaattgcagatgTATGGAAGATATTCTCAAAGACTGCGAGATCGCGCTCGATCTCGGCTTAAGTTTACGGAGAGTGGTGAACTTCCGTTACGATCGAGAGAACATTTTGATTTGCGGTGACGTCGGTTCCGGCAAAACGACGATTTGCAAAAAGTTACTCGAGCGTTATCGCGAGGCGCCGTATTTTGTATACACGCATGTGATCGAGTGCAGATTGTTGAAAGGTAATATGCTGACTTTTTGCGCAATTAACTGCGATATATCGCGGCGAATTTTCTATCAgagaattaaaagtttaaacgcTTATCATTTTTCTTGTGGTATActtagtaaattatttttttttaattgtaataaattactacAAGTAATTGATAAtctattttgattaaattatttcaatttattacgatttaagaaaaattattgtaatttataagtATTGGAGTCTGCTTTAGcacaatttattgaaattgtgcTTTATCTATACTTCCCCAAagttaaatttgattaaaattttttaaattttatatttacattataatcaGAATAGAAtctaaatagaaattttaagtttttattacatCTTACAGTACAGATTtgacaattttatcaaataccAGTATTATTAATTAGGCAAAAAGGCAGAGACATTGCACGAGATCATTACGTCCGCCATGGGCAAATGCGTGTATTATCAGCCGTCCATACTGTTTTTGGACGATTTGGAGTGCATTACCAATGCGTCATTAAGTGACGAGAAAAATACGATAGACGCGATGAACGATTCCAGGTAAACAGCTGCATTTGTCGATTAATTTAAGTCAAATAGCAATTATTAATTCAGTTGAAAGGAGACACAAATTTCAGGATAGTCTTAGTAATCGCGTGATTTGCAAATCGATGCTCGTGATTGTTAATGTTAATCATAGGAAGAAGGTACAGTCAATAGATATTATTTCACAaacatacacagaaaaaaattattattaaatcaacaatttattgtttcatatataagcaagaatataaaatcttcttggaagaatttataatcttaaacagacataattttgcttacatgaagaaaattctttttttttgtgtaagcaaattaggtctgtttaagattataaattctactagaaaaattttatattcgttgtttatatatgaaacaacgaattgttaatttgatattattattttttctatgtagGTCTTACCAGACCAGAAAAGTCACTGTCCGATTTATTCTCTAACGCGAAACGCCCGATGATCTTCCTGATCGACGGCATCCCTTACTTAGCTGCTTTGAAACTAATTTTAGAATTACCGATCTGTTGATCAATACCGTCACGCAATATCAAGATTCTCATTACATCTCTGTCGTCGCCACTTGTGCCAGCGTGAGTAAAATCGGCTTGGGATTACGGCCGGCAAGAGGAGTGCAATTCTTTAGGACAGTCTTGCAAATCCCGAATCTTGAAAAGGTAGTACAATCAATTTCaagttattttgaattattccgAAAAGAAAGACCGatcttttgttttatgtaaattaacaGGAAATTTAGAAGCTTATCGTAAACTATATCTATATCGTATGTCGTGTCAAATTTAAATACCGCAAGATTTGATTTTTGATTCGTGTTATCTTTACGAAACACGATCGGTAAGATTTAAGCGTTCGTTCGAAAAGAGAAACGgagagaaaaatacaaaatgcttCAGTATAtataaggtactttattccttgcggagtacactgcggacctccgctccgcttacaaaatttaaacattttattcctcgcatcctaTACAAcacatgagagagagagaaagatcacttATCCACCCAtacatccacactcattctccggacctccgtttccgccgcattttcctctcttccttccacactctcacaAAATGCttcagtaatatttattattttgcacgTATTCCAACTATCTTCCTTTGTACCATTGGTATCTTGTTTGTCGATGCATTTCTCGATTAACGCGCCTTCGTGTTTCCGCACCTTCTTAATTAAGGTCCCCCTATCCCTGTGTAAGTTGGAACGTTCTCCCGTTGATTTCTGCGTAACACTAACTCGTGTCGTGGCTAACCAGGTGGATAGAATCGATATTTTGCGATTAACGCTCGAGGACAAGTTGTGCGTGCCCGGAGACATGAATTGGAATTACTATGGAAACAAGACCGAGGGCTGGATGCCCCAGGATCTCGTCGACCTCGCGGAGAAGGCACGATTCGTCGCGTGGAAGCGTCACAGCAACAAGATAGCGAATGATTATAAAAGTATCAATGAATATTgcagtaattttaaataaagaagttgagcgaaagaaaaaaagtagcgGACATCAGTAAAAACGAATACTTAAGGGGTTACATCGCAGTAGAGAGCGAAAATTTAACGTTtctttgcgatttttttttaagtggaagGAAAAGTAAAAGGGTAATTCTTTTTAAGAATGTTGTTAAGCATGttttgaagttttaaaaaaattttgtttattaaaaaatattacaaaaatatacaaaaatattacaaaatggcTGCCCAACAGCCGTTTCTGCGGAACGGTTTTTTTGGAGGGGCTCCGCGGCACGCAGTAGAAGTGCAGCAAAAATTAATctggaacaaaataaaaatttttttattaaactacaTTAGTGTAGCTATCGAAATACGTAAgggattttaaaaatattcatttgtgTTAAATCGGcgagcatttgaaaaaaaaagttcattttACTACAATAAAACGGGCACTTATTTGTACctaaaaaatcgaaatattaactCATCGAAAATCGGCTACGTATTTCTATGCGGaatgttgttttaaaaatgtaatattaatttggagtgaaaaaatagaaaattgtttgAGTTATGCTGCGTGCCGATTTGAAAAAAcgtgtttcgagaaaaatgcgtttaaagttttgactCGTGTTTTaaacatgataaaataaaaaatttgattattaaaaatattttacctttaATCTGCTATTCCAGCACCGTAAAGCTGATCTTCCAGGTTGCTAAACTCTTCCTCGTTTTCTTTCCTGGACGCTTTTATGCTGGAGCGAGCCTCTTTCGCTGCGTCCGTCAAAGAGCGCTCCGCGCGTTGTATTCGAGCAGCGTCCGCCTCTAAGCAAAAGTTGTAGGATTGTGGTCCAATATTCATGTCCATCactttcattattcttaaaacgTTTATCAGTtcatcattaaaattacaaacagCAATGTCACTtgctatttgtaatattttctttccgctTGAATAATTTTTAGGAACCAAGTGTCAGGCTGTagaattaaaacttttgttGCTGTTCTGCGTATAGCCTCCCAAGCAACGATTCAGCAACTCGTCACGGCTCAAATCCTCGTAGATTGGTCTGATGGCTTCAAAAACTTCGTTCGCTAGTGCCGGCTTATGATGAAAGGAGTCTAAGGAACCCGTTGCTTGCGCCTTCTTCCATTCGCACCAAGATTCTGAGCATTTGTCGTGCTGTGGATATGGCTTGCATACACTTTCTTTTCACTCATTGTAACTCACATAAATGTCAAGGCTACAAATAACGTGTAAAAAATTAGCACTGCATAAGAAAATCGTGATTTCGATAACTTCCACGCAAAATTTACGTCTTCTCTCAACATCAAAGTACTAAAGTACTTTGtgtttaaaatgtttgaaaatgttTCTAACAACATCTATTAGTGTATTAGAGAAGTTAAAAATCAAATGGTAAGACATAATACTGTACCTGACACACAGGTGTCGTATTTACCGCAGGTAGTTGTTTCGGAGCAGTCGGGAGGGGTCGAGAAAGAGCtcaaaatttcaatgaaaacgATTTCTGGCAGATATAAAACCGTTTGTTTCTTATTCTAGAGGGTTCAAAGGATTTTTTaagccaataaaaaaaattgattttttgaaatttctacTGTGGTGTAACCCCTTAATCACACATGGTTGGGAATTACTTGTAATATCGttactgttaatttttttaataacggtcgctacttttttctgtttataatgataaagtttttacattttgtttagcaacaacaataaattcgttactttcattgttactaataatataatttaaaaaattaatatcctaTTTTTTAGCATTGCCaaaaagtaacgataacgaCCACATGTTACTTTTGTGAAGTAAAACGTTGTCAATGCTGCACTTAATAgcagtataataattaaaataatttttagtaaaataaatcaaaatcatGATAGACGGTAAAACAACATGAATTTTGAGGAGTTTTACTATACTTTTAgctaaaattttactaaaaatataataaaattgttcaaaatttgtGTTGTTCCATGACTATCATGATTTTAAGGATAAATTTTGTATAGATAATTCTCTTTTATAGTATTTTCTTATAAGTTTAgagaaattgaattatttttaacttgattgcttTTACGGGAATTGCTGTTTGCAGCGCGTTATGTTTATGCATTTCTTTCTACTCAAAGCGGCAGAAAAATTGAAAGCGCCAATTATCATAACTGAGGAGGACGTTAACACCGCACTGAAGGGTTGCACGCCGATGTCTCTGCAGGGTGTACAGTTGTACAAGAGTGGCAGCCATTCTTGGTCCGATATCGGTGGACTAGCGGACACGAAGAGCTGCCTCACGGAAATTCTGCAGTGGCCGCTCAAGTACCCGGAGATCTTCAAGAACGCTCCGATAAAGCTCCAAAGCGGCGTTCTGTTGTACGGTATGCCGGGCACCGGGAAAACGATGCTGGCCAAAGCGATCGCTGGCGAGTGCGGGGTGAATCTGATCAGCATCAAGGTGGagtcaaaactttttaattacatgtaaaagtattgagtcaaaattttttaattagatgtAAAAGAATTGAGTTTCGATTTTCGGATCTGCTGGTAGAAAGtaggaaataattttatgtataatcaCGCAACAAATTTTCGACAAATGAAGCTACCTTTTAAAAAACCTAGCTTGGCAATTTTTAATCAAGCATAAATGGAAATCCTACTGCAAGTACGTTTTCACTCAAGTGCTAATTTAAATTTAGGAGTTCTCTGTTATGAAAATTAAtagcttaaaataatatttgataagtttttttaacattgttagTTTAGTTATTCTAATAGTTATTCTAATATCTTATAACCTGTTGCAAGATGCTAGACATtaacataaaaagatatttaaaatgaattttcaCTTAGAGTAgtgttaatgtaagaaaaatatggcatttcagatttaataatattttcatcacAACTTCTTATTTCACGCATCAATTTCATacaattcttaattaaaataataatttaattgtaattaaatggcAATATAATGCGATTCTTTATTTTCTGAATAATGAGGAGCTTTATTTCAGGGTCCAGAATTGCTG
This genomic window from Solenopsis invicta isolate M01_SB chromosome 13, UNIL_Sinv_3.0, whole genome shotgun sequence contains:
- the LOC105201371 gene encoding peroxisome biogenesis factor 1; protein product: MQREHFIVKYITTNNCFAHLSATWLRRLDTKENAIEISHNGKTYYLSCVARVNNDETLCIGATFARCLNIQDGDEVFASSVKSVSTLSSVQVVPRTANDRELLELQMERIQSSLLSQVRIVAKGQPIVAWISKFSSVTFSVEDLEPKLEYGLLEELTEIHVLNAIANTTIKDAVVEEDASKTVSPLAKILPYFAKEKDHRNLKDHAANYALLQIFRSRIVPRVFRVYEFSRHDYDQMNSHDMILRCPYHILIPRSYFPKNARTSEMMMCQVRKVPEYQQHGNVTSVKNNDPSKETTNFESPKEFVARVYVLEDILDKCSASLDRKYFDLNSIHSCAYVSASLRISLGLEIGSRVIVQMIKGDKRPKLSSMKVFSNDQSITSEVFNNYVKLHSRHEPLLLNSFAMLLLDDGKQCVVQMSPEDCNYATIGEDTEVLLNFVPSASDLSNGKILENCPEESSKAEKISTRCMEDILKDCEIALDLGLSLRRVVNFRYDRENILICGDVGSGKTTICKKLLERYREAPYFVYTHVIECRLLKGKKAETLHEIITSAMGKCVYYQPSILFLDDLECITNASLSDEKNTIDAMNDSRITDLLINTVTQYQDSHYISVVATCASVSKIGLGLRPARGVQFFRTVLQIPNLEKVDRIDILRLTLEDKLCVPGDMNWNYYGNKTEGWMPQDLVDLAEKARFVAWKRHSNKIANDYKTAEKLKAPIIITEEDVNTALKGCTPMSLQGVQLYKSGSHSWSDIGGLADTKSCLTEILQWPLKYPEIFKNAPIKLQSGVLLYGMPGTGKTMLAKAIAGECGVNLISIKGPELLSKYIGVSEESVRDVFERARRAKPCVLFFDEFDSLASRRGNDNTGATDRVVNQLLTQLDGVEDREGVAVVAASSRPDLLDPALLRPGRLDKCLHCPLPNKLEREAIFAVSCGSQNVDVSELDLKVLAELSDGFTGADINAAITSARLSAFEDALAIATDGKVNATAIKVTQTLLVESVKSTRPSLSTAEKLKYTKIYARFSKEGDFVEDVLKNQKITLA